A region of Streptomyces sp. NBC_01264 DNA encodes the following proteins:
- a CDS encoding ATP-grasp domain-containing protein, giving the protein MTLLLPPRVTASAARIRDAAHARGLATVQLDGFAVPDGLRAAHLHAGPRFADAVAPGLGIGLLEAPSDWLARLPREFTGREVLLMPIREAYGLRRPVFVKSPNDKGIPALVYADGSRLPGPDAVDPGTEVLVSDVVRFTAEHRLFLLDGAVHTASRYAEDGRLSLGPASAGALAFASGLPFSTLPSAIVVDVGLAGGRWSVIEANAAWASGTYACDPGRALDVALRAAAPLPSFADRDREFLR; this is encoded by the coding sequence ATGACCCTGCTGCTCCCGCCCCGCGTGACCGCGTCCGCCGCCCGCATCCGGGACGCGGCGCACGCGCGCGGGCTGGCCACCGTACAACTGGACGGCTTCGCCGTGCCCGACGGGCTGCGGGCCGCCCACCTGCACGCCGGGCCGCGGTTCGCCGATGCCGTGGCCCCCGGGCTCGGCATCGGTCTGCTGGAGGCTCCGTCCGACTGGCTGGCGCGGCTGCCCCGGGAGTTCACCGGGCGGGAGGTCCTGCTGATGCCGATCCGTGAGGCGTACGGGCTGCGCAGGCCCGTCTTCGTGAAGTCGCCGAACGACAAGGGCATCCCGGCCCTCGTCTACGCCGACGGCTCCCGCCTGCCGGGGCCGGACGCGGTGGATCCGGGGACGGAGGTGCTGGTCAGCGACGTGGTCCGGTTCACGGCGGAGCACCGCCTGTTCCTGCTCGACGGGGCCGTGCACACCGCGAGCCGCTATGCCGAGGACGGTCGCCTCAGCCTGGGCCCGGCCTCGGCCGGAGCCCTCGCCTTCGCGTCCGGCCTGCCCTTTTCCACCCTCCCGTCCGCGATCGTGGTCGACGTGGGCCTCGCCGGCGGCCGATGGTCGGTGATCGAGGCCAATGCCGCGTGGGCGAGCGGTACGTACGCCTGCGACCCGGGGCGCGCTCTGGACGTGGCCCTCCGTGCGGCGGCCCCGCTCCCCTCCTTCGCCGACCGCGACCGGGAGTTCCTCCGCTGA
- a CDS encoding S8 family serine peptidase, producing the protein MARSDTRRASGSRLRPLRTGLAALTAALLLPLGAGVAAAAPLPGPTPGAAERKIEPSLRAQLDGSEKAVFWVYLDSAADLTSAAGKQTRTAKAETVLRLKKDHAARSQAEVIKALDGVRAEYTSYWIVNAVRVVGTEKLAGALAQRPEVARIDADDKVDLPKPAEGKREKASADAVEWNIDRIKAPQVWDELGVRGEGIVVANIDSGVDYTHPAVANQYRGKNADGTYDHNYSWFDPAGVCPTAAPCDNNDHGTHTMGTMVGDDGGANKIGVAPGAKWIAAKGCESNSCSEASLLAAGQWIVAPTDLNGQNPRPDLAPHVVNNSWGGTGGDTWYQQIVDTWRAAGIFPAFSNGNSGPGCATSGSPGDYDSSYSSGAFDINGAIASFSSRGAGPGGIIKPNIAAPGVNVRSSVPGGYESFSGTSMASPHTAAAVALLWSAAPALEGDIAQTTALLDGTALDTDSSQCGGTAADNNVFGEGKLDVLAAVNAAPRGAIGALAGTVRSGGQPVAGVKVVADGPIDRTTTTAADGTYGFASLSVGDYALTASKFGYGQQSATASVTEDATATGDIDLVQADSGKLTGTVSSAAGPVAGAAVSIADTPVTATTDAQGRFEVTLPHGTYDVNATHSSRCLTGGTAKVTVAGDTTVAVNLPERTDTYGYACATSNGSPYQPGDRQLALTGDNTTERVDLPFPLPLYGKTYGQAWIGTNGTISLGGNNTGDINGDIPSTATPNAALYPFWDDLVVGAADSGSGVFTAVTGTAPHRSYVIEWREVSHWSAQSDTFSFSASIGEDGTVRYSYKGTGGTGIKAGSTATVGVENATGTDAYKYSFNTPVITDGLSIAFRTTRSGVVAGRVLDANDGNGVAGATVTVGTGATAVSATTAADGGYVVQSPSGARELALTAAQYEPAAATVDVKAADVTQVTRSLRTGKVTPSKPAVEIVLPPGQKRTRTLDLTNPGLGTAFTAAEEAAWLTVTPGTGNLPTGGKAPLSLSVDTTGLAPGTVLTADLKITSASGRTPVLTVPVKLVVPRYQVALDAGSTGASTDSLGDGWSPDRKYTTGSYGYQGNGSSQSTSRTIAGTEDQKLFRNAREGMYEYRFDAVPNGTYTVELGFAELSSTKPNKRVFDVLAEGAQVLPSLDIALEAGTYTALTRTYTVTVTDGTLNIRFVTHTGFGKPLLNSLRVTDRPDKS; encoded by the coding sequence GTGGCACGAAGCGACACCCGACGAGCCTCAGGCTCACGATTACGACCCCTGCGCACAGGGCTCGCCGCCCTCACCGCGGCCCTGCTGCTGCCCCTGGGGGCGGGAGTGGCAGCCGCCGCACCGCTCCCCGGACCCACCCCGGGCGCGGCCGAGCGCAAGATCGAACCGAGCCTGCGCGCCCAGCTCGACGGCTCCGAGAAGGCCGTTTTCTGGGTCTACCTCGACAGCGCCGCCGACCTGACCTCCGCGGCCGGGAAGCAGACCCGCACGGCGAAGGCAGAAACGGTCCTTCGGCTGAAGAAGGACCACGCCGCGCGCAGCCAGGCCGAGGTCATCAAGGCCCTGGACGGCGTGAGGGCCGAGTACACCTCGTACTGGATCGTGAACGCCGTCCGCGTCGTCGGCACCGAGAAGCTCGCCGGGGCGCTGGCCCAGCGCCCCGAGGTCGCCCGGATCGACGCCGACGACAAGGTCGACCTGCCCAAGCCCGCGGAGGGCAAGCGGGAGAAGGCCTCGGCCGACGCCGTCGAATGGAACATCGACCGGATCAAGGCCCCGCAGGTCTGGGACGAGCTGGGCGTGCGCGGGGAGGGCATCGTCGTCGCCAACATCGACAGCGGCGTCGACTACACCCACCCCGCCGTGGCCAACCAGTACCGCGGCAAGAACGCGGACGGGACCTACGACCACAACTACAGCTGGTTCGACCCGGCCGGGGTGTGCCCCACCGCGGCCCCCTGCGACAACAACGACCACGGCACCCACACCATGGGCACCATGGTCGGCGACGACGGCGGCGCCAACAAGATCGGTGTCGCCCCGGGAGCGAAGTGGATCGCGGCCAAGGGCTGCGAGAGCAACTCCTGCTCCGAGGCCTCGCTGCTCGCCGCCGGCCAGTGGATCGTCGCCCCGACCGACCTGAACGGCCAGAACCCGCGCCCCGACCTGGCCCCCCACGTCGTCAACAACTCCTGGGGCGGCACGGGCGGCGACACCTGGTACCAGCAGATCGTCGACACCTGGCGCGCGGCCGGCATCTTCCCGGCCTTCTCCAACGGCAACTCCGGCCCGGGCTGCGCCACCAGCGGCTCGCCCGGCGACTACGACAGCTCCTACAGCTCCGGTGCCTTCGACATCAACGGCGCGATCGCCTCGTTCTCCTCGCGCGGCGCGGGCCCCGGCGGGATCATCAAGCCGAACATCGCCGCCCCCGGTGTGAACGTGCGCTCCTCCGTTCCCGGCGGTTACGAGTCCTTCTCGGGCACCTCCATGGCCTCGCCGCACACGGCCGCGGCCGTGGCCCTGCTCTGGTCCGCCGCACCCGCCCTCGAAGGCGATATCGCGCAGACCACGGCCCTGCTGGACGGCACGGCACTGGACACCGACAGCAGCCAGTGCGGCGGCACCGCCGCCGACAACAACGTCTTCGGTGAGGGCAAACTCGACGTCCTCGCCGCCGTCAACGCCGCCCCGCGCGGCGCGATCGGCGCCCTCGCCGGCACCGTGCGTTCCGGCGGGCAGCCCGTCGCCGGTGTGAAGGTCGTCGCCGACGGCCCGATCGACCGTACGACGACCACCGCGGCCGACGGAACGTACGGCTTCGCCTCCCTGTCCGTGGGCGACTACGCCCTGACCGCCTCGAAGTTCGGCTACGGGCAGCAGAGCGCGACCGCGTCGGTGACCGAGGACGCCACCGCGACGGGCGACATCGACCTCGTCCAGGCGGACTCCGGCAAGCTCACCGGCACCGTCTCCTCCGCCGCGGGCCCGGTAGCCGGCGCCGCCGTGAGCATCGCGGACACCCCGGTGACCGCGACCACCGACGCGCAGGGCCGCTTCGAGGTCACCCTGCCGCACGGCACGTACGACGTGAACGCCACCCACTCCTCGCGCTGCCTCACCGGCGGCACGGCCAAGGTCACCGTCGCCGGGGACACCACCGTCGCGGTGAACCTGCCCGAACGCACCGACACCTACGGTTACGCCTGCGCCACCTCGAACGGCAGCCCGTACCAGCCGGGCGACCGTCAGCTGGCTCTGACCGGAGACAACACCACCGAGCGCGTCGACCTGCCCTTCCCGCTGCCGCTGTACGGAAAGACGTACGGGCAGGCCTGGATCGGGACGAACGGCACCATCAGCCTCGGCGGCAACAACACCGGTGACATCAACGGGGACATCCCGAGCACGGCCACGCCCAACGCGGCGCTGTACCCGTTCTGGGACGACCTGGTCGTCGGCGCCGCCGACAGCGGGTCCGGCGTCTTCACGGCGGTCACCGGCACCGCGCCGCACCGCAGTTACGTCATCGAGTGGCGCGAGGTGTCGCACTGGTCGGCCCAGTCCGACACGTTCTCCTTCTCGGCCTCGATCGGCGAGGACGGCACCGTCCGCTACTCCTACAAGGGGACGGGCGGCACCGGCATCAAGGCCGGCTCCACCGCCACCGTCGGCGTCGAGAACGCCACCGGCACCGACGCCTACAAGTACTCCTTCAACACTCCCGTCATCACCGACGGGCTCTCCATCGCCTTCCGCACCACCAGGAGCGGCGTCGTGGCCGGCCGGGTGCTCGACGCGAACGACGGCAACGGGGTCGCCGGAGCCACCGTCACCGTCGGCACGGGCGCCACCGCGGTCTCCGCCACCACGGCGGCCGACGGCGGGTACGTGGTCCAGAGCCCCTCGGGAGCGCGGGAACTCGCGCTGACCGCCGCCCAGTACGAGCCCGCGGCGGCCACCGTGGACGTCAAGGCGGCTGACGTCACCCAGGTGACCCGGTCCCTGCGCACGGGCAAGGTGACCCCGTCGAAGCCGGCGGTGGAGATCGTCCTGCCGCCCGGCCAGAAGCGGACGCGGACCCTCGACCTCACCAACCCCGGTCTCGGTACGGCCTTCACGGCAGCCGAGGAGGCGGCCTGGCTGACGGTGACCCCGGGCACGGGGAACCTCCCCACGGGCGGGAAGGCACCGCTCTCGCTGTCCGTGGACACCACGGGCCTGGCCCCGGGCACCGTCCTGACGGCCGATCTGAAGATCACCTCGGCCAGCGGCCGGACCCCCGTGCTCACCGTCCCCGTCAAGCTCGTCGTCCCGCGCTACCAGGTCGCCCTGGACGCCGGCTCCACCGGTGCGAGCACGGACTCGCTGGGTGACGGCTGGTCGCCGGACCGCAAGTACACGACGGGCTCGTACGGCTACCAGGGCAACGGCTCCTCCCAGTCCACCAGCCGCACGATCGCGGGCACGGAGGACCAGAAGCTCTTCCGCAACGCCCGTGAGGGCATGTACGAATACCGCTTCGACGCCGTCCCCAACGGCACCTACACCGTGGAACTGGGCTTCGCGGAGCTCTCCTCGACGAAGCCCAACAAGCGCGTCTTCGACGTCCTCGCCGAGGGCGCCCAGGTCCTGCCCTCCCTGGACATCGCCCTGGAGGCGGGCACGTACACGGCCCTGACCCGCACCTACACGGTCACGGTCACGGACGGCACCCTGAACATCCGCTTCGTCACCCACACCGGATTCGGCAAACCCCTGCTGAATTCCCTGCGCGTGACGGACCGCCCCGACAAGAGCTGA
- a CDS encoding MFS transporter — translation MTAAVPPPSPGVRLGTAQGRWIVLTTVLGSAMALLDSTVVNVALPAIGRDLGADLAVLQWTVNAYLLTLAGLILVGGALGDRFGRRRIFVLGVVWFAAGSLLCGIAPNAGVLIAARALQGIGGALLTPGSLALIQGSIHADDRARAVGLWSGFGGVGAAVGPFLGGWLVDGPGWRWVFLLNVPVAALCVPVALRHVPESRDPAAHGRFDVAGAVLGAASLALVTYALIEARSGTALVAGAAVGGVLLAGIFVVVERRRADPMVPPDIFSSRQFTAVNLVTLCVYAAFGGFFFLVVLQLQVVSGYSALAAGAALLPTTALMLLLSARSAQLGERIGPRIPLTAGPLLCAAGMLLMLRVGREASYVGDVLPALLVMGLGMAALVAPLTAAVLSSVDAGRAGLASGINNAAARAAVLLAVAALPLLAGMGPDAYLSAGAFDSAFGRAMFWCAGVLVAGAAVAWATVRSPAPWACHPQCRTNCAVTAPPLEPPGAAER, via the coding sequence ATGACCGCTGCCGTCCCGCCGCCCTCCCCCGGGGTACGCCTCGGCACCGCGCAGGGCCGGTGGATCGTACTGACCACCGTGCTCGGGTCCGCCATGGCGCTGCTCGACTCGACCGTGGTCAATGTCGCCCTGCCCGCCATCGGCCGGGACCTCGGCGCCGATCTGGCGGTGCTCCAGTGGACGGTCAACGCCTACCTGCTGACCCTCGCGGGCCTGATCCTGGTCGGCGGGGCGCTCGGGGACCGGTTCGGGCGGCGCCGGATCTTCGTGCTCGGGGTGGTGTGGTTCGCGGCAGGCTCCCTGCTGTGCGGGATCGCGCCGAACGCCGGGGTGCTCATCGCCGCCCGCGCCCTTCAGGGCATCGGCGGGGCGCTGCTCACACCCGGTTCCCTCGCGCTGATCCAGGGGTCCATCCATGCGGACGACCGGGCCCGGGCGGTGGGCCTGTGGTCGGGGTTCGGCGGGGTGGGCGCCGCCGTGGGGCCGTTCCTGGGCGGCTGGCTGGTGGACGGGCCCGGCTGGCGCTGGGTGTTCCTGCTGAACGTGCCGGTGGCCGCGCTCTGTGTCCCGGTCGCGCTGCGGCACGTACCGGAATCGCGGGATCCGGCGGCGCACGGGCGGTTCGACGTGGCCGGGGCGGTCCTCGGCGCGGCCTCGCTCGCACTGGTGACCTATGCGCTCATCGAGGCCCGGTCGGGCACCGCGCTCGTGGCGGGCGCCGCCGTGGGCGGCGTCCTGCTGGCCGGGATCTTCGTGGTGGTCGAGCGGCGGCGGGCCGATCCGATGGTCCCGCCGGACATCTTCTCCTCGCGCCAGTTCACCGCCGTCAACCTGGTCACCCTGTGCGTGTACGCGGCCTTCGGCGGGTTCTTCTTCCTCGTGGTGCTCCAGCTCCAGGTCGTGTCCGGGTACTCGGCCCTGGCCGCCGGGGCCGCCCTGCTGCCCACCACGGCCCTGATGCTGCTGCTGTCGGCCCGCTCCGCGCAGCTCGGGGAGCGGATCGGCCCCCGGATCCCGCTGACCGCGGGGCCGCTGCTGTGCGCGGCGGGGATGCTGCTGATGCTGCGGGTGGGCCGGGAGGCCTCGTACGTGGGGGACGTGCTGCCGGCGCTGCTCGTGATGGGCCTGGGCATGGCGGCCCTGGTGGCCCCGCTGACGGCGGCCGTGCTGTCCTCGGTGGACGCCGGGCGGGCGGGTCTGGCCAGCGGCATCAACAACGCGGCGGCGCGCGCCGCCGTGCTCCTCGCGGTGGCCGCGCTGCCGCTGCTGGCCGGGATGGGGCCGGACGCGTACCTCTCGGCCGGCGCCTTCGACTCGGCCTTCGGGCGGGCGATGTTCTGGTGCGCGGGGGTGCTGGTGGCCGGAGCGGCCGTGGCCTGGGCGACCGTACGATCTCCCGCGCCCTGGGCCTGTCACCCGCAGTGCCGTACGAACTGCGCGGTCACCGCTCCGCCGCTCGAACCCCCGGGAGCGGCGGAGCGGTGA